The genomic region CTCGGCATAGAGCTGTCCGCTCTGCGTCAGATAGGCCTTGCGCTCCCCAAAGTAGTCGAGCTCGAACAGGTTGCTGGTGCCTTCGCACGAGGTGGGGGTCAGGATCGGCGCATCGAAGAGCACGAAGCCGCGCTCGTGAAAAAAGTCGCGGCAGGCCTGAACCACTTCGCTGCGAATACGCAGTACCGCGTGCTGGCGCGACGAGCGCACCCAGAGGTGGCGCTGGTCGAGCAGAAACGCGACGCCGTGTTCCTTGGGTGTGATCGGATAATCGCTCGAGGGTGCGACCTGGCGCACCTGCTTGGCGTTCAGCTCGATCCCCCCGGGCGCGCGCTGGTCGGCGCGCGCCGCACCCACAACCTCGAGCGAGGTTTCCTGTCCCATGTGATCGGCCGCGACAAAGGCCTCCTCGCCCAGGTCGGCTTTGGAAGCAACGCACTGGCAGATGCCGGTCCCATCGCGCACCAGCAGGAAATGGAGCTTCCCGCTCGAACGCTTATTGTAGAGCCATCCGCGCAGGGTCACTTCCTCGCCCAGGTGTTGCGCCAGATCCTCGATGTAAACAGTTGGCATGAACGACATTTAAGCACATGGGCACGAACGGACGAGAATTGTCGGGCGGCCGCAATTGATCGATCCGCACCCGCTGGTACCCCCGGTTTATAAACTGGTCCGCGAAAGGTACCTTTCAGGGTGGCGATGAACGCGTTCGACTTTGTGGTGCTGGCGGCGGTGGCGTTCGGCGCGCTCCATGGTTTGCGCAACGGCCTGCTTACAATGGGCACTTCGTTCGTCGCCCTGATAGCAGCGCTCTATCTCGCTTCGCTGCACTACGCCGAAACGGCCGCAATCATCGCCCACCAGTTTGGGACCAATCCCACGCTGGCCACCGTGCTGGGATACGTCGCAGTCTTTCTGGTGGTGTTTATCGCTGTGCAGTTTGTAGGCGGGATGATTGTGGGCGTGCTCAGGATGGCGAGCCTCGGGTGGATCGATCGGCTGGCGGGCGGATTCCTAGGGGGCGCAATTGCCGCTGCCGTGGCCGGACTCGCGGTCATGTTGCTGACCACCGTGTTACCGGCCAATGCCGCGCTGCTTCGCAACTCAGAGGCAGCACCGATGCTGCTCGCATACGATGCGACGCTGGTTCGCTATATTCCGGAAGAAGCCAAGGAGGCCTACCAGCGCAATCGTGACATCCTGATACGGGCTTGGGTTGCGGAAGCGAGTAAGCGCTCCTCAGGCAGCGCGCCGGCGGATTCCTCCTCGCCGACGGCGCGGTAGTGAGTGGCCGCACTAAAAAACAAGCTGCGGAGAGGTGACTCCGCAGCTTGTTCATTTACGGTCTGGTTGAGCGCTTATCAGGCCAGAGCGCCATCGACAGCCTTTACCAGGTGCCCCTTCGGTACGGCGCCGACAATTTGCTCCTTCACCTGGCCACCTTTGATGATGAGCAGATTGGGGATGCCGCGCACACCATAACGCGCGGGTGTTTGCGGGTTGTCATCGACGTTGATCTTCACGACCTTGAGACGCCCCGCGTACTCGTTAGCGAGATCCTCGACGATCGGTGCGATGGCGCGGCAGGGCCCGCACCACGGCGCCCAGAAATCGATCAGGACGGGCTCGGGTGATTTCAGCACTTCCTGCTCGAAGCTAGCGTCCGTAACATGAACGACTTTGTCATTGGCCATCGAACTCTCCTCGCCTGCGGCCTAGGCACCATGAAACATAAGCACGACTCCGGAGGCAATCAAGGTGCCACCGCAGACTTGGAGATCACCCGAATTTCATTGACTGAGACTCTCCCAGCGACTGTGATTCCGTGAAACCCGAGGTTTTTGGTGCCAAGCCGGAAACCTTGATCTGCACCAGGGAGCAGCTTTTTGCGTGGCCAAGTCCACGCTTGAGGGTGGGGAACAGGCGCGCGCTTGCAATCGCGATGGCTAGATCGACCATTGCTGCGGGCGATAATTTCCCGGCGAGCTTAAGGCGTAGTTCCTCAGCCTCCGGCAGGTTGGCCGAGACCGCGCGGCCAAAATCGAGATAGAGCCGGCGCTCGGCATCGAGGGTAACGCCCCCGGCCAGCGCCGACGAAATGATCGCGGGGCTTACGCCTTCGGCGAGCGCCCGGTTTACCGCGATCTGCAGGCAGGGACCGCAATCCTCGTGCTGCAAGGCTCCGATCGACGCCAGATAGCAGGCCTCGAGTGGCGCCGCCTTGCGATGCCTGGCGAAGGCAAGGAAGAGTGCGAATTTGTAGAAGGCGGCGGGCGATGCGCTCGCGATATCACGCATATAGTCGAGTTTCTCGCCGAACTTCCTTTCCGCGGCATCGATCAGGTGTGAGGTGATTCCCATAGTTTGCCTCCTGATCATTAGTGGTTTGAGGGGTTGAGATTCCGTCGCT from Candidatus Binataceae bacterium harbors:
- a CDS encoding CvpA family protein, which codes for MNAFDFVVLAAVAFGALHGLRNGLLTMGTSFVALIAALYLASLHYAETAAIIAHQFGTNPTLATVLGYVAVFLVVFIAVQFVGGMIVGVLRMASLGWIDRLAGGFLGGAIAAAVAGLAVMLLTTVLPANAALLRNSEAAPMLLAYDATLVRYIPEEAKEAYQRNRDILIRAWVAEASKRSSGSAPADSSSPTAR
- the trxA gene encoding thioredoxin codes for the protein MANDKVVHVTDASFEQEVLKSPEPVLIDFWAPWCGPCRAIAPIVEDLANEYAGRLKVVKINVDDNPQTPARYGVRGIPNLLIIKGGQVKEQIVGAVPKGHLVKAVDGALA
- a CDS encoding amino acid--tRNA ligase-related protein — translated: MPTVYIEDLAQHLGEEVTLRGWLYNKRSSGKLHFLLVRDGTGICQCVASKADLGEEAFVAADHMGQETSLEVVGAARADQRAPGGIELNAKQVRQVAPSSDYPITPKEHGVAFLLDQRHLWVRSSRQHAVLRIRSEVVQACRDFFHERGFVLFDAPILTPTSCEGTSNLFELDYFGERKAYLTQSGQLYAE